The genome window CGCGCCCGGCGCCAGCGCCGCGACGTGGCCCTTGCGGCGTTCGGCTTCGTAACCTTCCGGCTCGCAGGTCGACGGCAGCGCGAACGCGGCGACCTGCTGATCCGCGTTGTGCAGGATCCAGCGCGTCGCGTGCGGGAATTGCGCGGGGCGGTACGCGGTATGGAACGCGCCGCCGTCCGGATGCGCGAGCCGGAAATGCGCGACGCCGTCGGCATCCGTTTCCACGTCGTTCATGAAGAACACGATCTCCGGGTCGTACAGCGCGGGCGCATCGAGCGTCGCGAGCCGCGCCGGTTCGCGCGCGAGCGTCGCCGTGTAGTCGCGCCACGCGGCGGTCGGCTTCACGTGCGCGGGCACGCTGTCGCGCAGCCGCAGGCCGCCGCTCGGGAGCGATTGCACGAAGCGGCCGCCCGGCACGTACGCGTAGTTCAGGTGGGCCATGTACATCAGGTCCATCGGCGCGCCGCCGAGATTCGTCACGTCCATCGCGATCGTCATCCGCGCATCGTGCTCCGTCAGCCGCACCGACGGACGCGCGACGTAGTGGCTGCCGAAGCCCTGCACGTACTCGTATTCGCCTGTCACTTCGACCGTGGCGCCGCGCGCATCCGTGCCGACGACCAGGCTCGCGCGATCCATCGGCGCGCACGGCATCTCGCCGTGCAGCGCATGCGTGTCGTCCGGCCCCGGGCAGCCGTTGCGCAGCAGCCCGCTGTGGAACATGAAGCAGCCGTAGGTATCGACGATCGACGTCGCGCGCTTCGGCTGCCGGAACATGTGCTTCATCGTCAGGTCGCGACCGTCGAATTCGGCGGCCCAGATCATCTGGCCGAGATACGGCAGCACGACGAGATGGCCGCGGCGGTTCTCGAGCTTCAGCGCCTCGACGCCGGACGGATACGCGAACGCGGTGACGGTGATGCCGTCGGTGCGGTACAGCGTGCGCGGTGCTTCGCGGAAATCGTCGCGCCGCAGTTCAATCTCGCCGCGCATGGTCAGGCTCCCGACGTGTGGCGCGTCGCGGCGTAGCGCGCGGACGCGTGCTCGTCGGCCGCCGCGTCGGGCGTGGCCGCCGGCAGGTGACGCAGGCAGTAGAAGCCGTAGTAAACGATCACGACGAAGCACGCGAGCGGCACGACGAACGCGAGCTGCATGTTGCCGCCCGTGTGATCGGAGATCAGCCCCTGGATCAGCGGCACGACCGCGCCGCCGACGATGCTCATCACGAGGATCGAGCCGCCGTATTCGGTGTCCTTGCCGAGGCCGTCGATCGTCAGTCCGTAGATCGTCGGCCAGCACGGCCCGAGGAAGATGCTCACGCACACGGCCGCATACACGGCCGTGATGTTGTGCACGCTGATCGTGTACGCGAGCAGCGCGATGCACAGGATGCCGTAGACGATCAGCACCTTGGCCGGGCCGACGCGTTTCATCACGAGCGTCGCGACCAGTTTGCCGACGAAGAACGCGAAGAAGGTCGCGAGCAGGTAGCGCGACGCGCCGCGCTCGGTGAGGCCGCCGATCTGCATCGCGAGCCGGATCGTGAAGCTCCACACGCCGACCTGCGCGCCGACGTACAGGAATTGCGCGACCACGCCCGCGACGAAGCGCCGGTTGCCGAACAGGCGCGCGAGCGTGCCGCGCGCGTCGATCCGGTGCGCGACCGTGCTCGCGCCGTTGCCCTTGCACGCCGGGTACGGCGTGAGCGCGAACACGACGAACACGGCGGCGAGCACGACGATCAGCCACTTGTACGGTTCGAGCGTGGCCTGAATCATCGCGAGCTGGTGCGTGTGGGCTTCGGCGGCCGACATCGCCGCGAGCTGCGCGTGCGACGCGTCGCCTTCCTTGAAGATCAGGAAGCTGCCCATGTAGACGCCGGCCATCGCGCCGAACGGATAGAACGTCTGCGAGATGTTCAGTCGCCGCGTGCTGGTGTCGCGCGGGCCCATCAGCGTCGAATACGAGTTCGACGCCGTTTCGAGAAACGACAGGCCCGCGGCGATCACGAACAGCGCGACGAGGAACATCCCGTACTTCGCCATCGACGCGGCCGGGAAGAACAGCAGGCAGCCGGTCGTGTAGAGCAGCAGGCCGACGAGGATCGTCGTCTTGTAGCTGAACTTCTTCACGACGGTCGCGGCCGGAATCGCGAGGAAGAAGTAGCCGAGATAGAACGCCGACTGCACGAACGCCGATTCGAAATCGGACAGGAAGAACGATTTCTTGAACTGCGCGATCAGTACGTCGTTCAGGTTCGCGGCGGTGCCCCACAGCGCGAACAGGCAGCACAGCAGCGTAAACGCGAAGAGCGGCGTGCGATTCAGATAATAGCCGTCGGGTGTGTGTTCGATCCTGGTTCGGCTCATGGGTGTCTCCTTCCCAATGTCTCGTCGATGAAGGCGCCGGTCAGATGCCGGCGTCGCGGAGGAAGCGCTCGAACGTCGCGGCGTCGGCGTACGACTTCTGCGTGCCGAGGCCCGTGACCGAATGCGCGGCGTAGGCGGACGCGTAACGCATCGCGTCGACGGCGTCGCGCGACGCGGCATAGCAGCGCGCGAAGCAGCCGATATACGCATCGCCGGCGCCCGTCGTATCGCGCGCGTCGACCGGCACGCCCGGCACGTGACGCGCACCGTCGCGCGATACCAGCAGCGAACCCTTGTCGCCGAGCGTGACGAGCACGTGCTTGAGCCCGCGCGCGACCAGCGCTTCGGCGGCACGGGTCGCGCTGTCGCGCGAATCGACCGGCATGCCCGACACGATCGCGAGCTCGGTCTCGTTCGGCACGAAGAATTCGACGGAACGGATGCGCTCGAAATCGAGGTCGGCGACGGCCGGGGCCGGGTTCAGCAACACGGGAATGCCGTGCCGTGCGCCGAATTCGATCGCGTGATAGACGGTGTCGAGCTCGATTTCGAGCTGCAGCACGATCAGCGCGCAGTCGGCGAGCATCGGCGCGGCCGCATCGATGTCGGCCGGTCGCAGATGGCGGTTCGCGCCCTTGACGATCAGGATGCTGTTGCTCGAATCGGGCTCGACGAAGATCGGCGCGACGCCGCTGGGCACGCCGGCGACCTTGCGCACGTGCGTGGTGTCGATGCCTTCGCGCTCGAAGTTGCGGATCGTGTTGTCGGCGAACACGTCGTCGCCGACCTTCGTGACCATCACGACGCGCGCGCCGAGGCGCGCGGCCGCGACGGCCTGGTTCGCGCCCTTGCCGCCGCAGCCGAGTTCGAAGTTCGGCGCCTCGAGCGTTTCGCCCCGGGCGGGCATGCGCGTGACATAGGTCACGAGGTCGACCATGTTGCTGCCGATGACGGCGATCGTCTCCATCTGCGTCTCTTCCTTGGTATGGGGGCGCCGCGCGCGTGGTCGGCGGCGGCTTGCGACAGGTGATAATAAAATCACATTGAATGTGAAAATGCAATCCTATGATGTTAGAAGGGTCACTTGTGGGGGCGGGCATCCGGCCGGACGAATTGTTCGTTCCGCCGCGTTGAAGCGGGTTCGGATTCATCGGGGGGGCTGAGAGTCGTTACGCGAACGATGCCGCGTTCTCGGGTTTTCGTTGCGCGGCGCGATGCGAGCCATGTCACGCGCTTCGCGGCCGCACGCCAGGATGACCGGCCGATTACCGTTTTGTTATCTACGCCGTTCGCGCCTGCACGGTGAGCGGCCGCGTCGCCGTTTCCGGGTAACATCGCCCGATGTCCCCATGCAAGCGACGGAGCCGGCCATGCGCATCCTGATAGTCGAAGACGAACCGAAGACGGGCGCGTACCTGAAGAAGGGGCTCGAGGAATCGGGCTTCAGCGTCGATCTCGCGAAGGACGGCGGCGAAGGGCTGACGCTCGCGCAGGAAGAGCGTTACGACGTGATCGTGCTCGACGTGATGCTGCCCGTGCTCGACGGATGGGGCGTGCTCAAGCGGCTGCGCGACACGCACACGACGCCGGTGCTGTTCCTGACCGCGCGCGACGACGTGCAGGACCGCGTGCACGGCCTCGAACTCGGCGCCGACGATTACCTCGTGAAACCGTTCGCGTTCGTCGAGCTGCTCGCCCGCATCCGCACGCTCGCGCGTCGCGGGCCGCCGCGCGAGACCGAACGCCTGACGGTCGGCGATCTGGAAATCGACGTGGTGCGCCGCCGCGTGAAGCGCGGCGCCACGCGGATCGACCTCACGCCGCGCGAATTCTCGCTGCTGCAACTGCTCGCGCGCCGGCAGGGCGAGGTGCTGAGCCGGACGCAGATCGCATCGTACGTGTGGGACATGAATTTCGACAGCGACACCAACGTCGTCGAGGTTGCGATCCGGCGCCTGCGCGCGAAGATCGACGACGCGTTTCCGGTCAAGCTGATCCACACCGTGCGCGGCGTCGGCTACGTGCTCGAACCGAAGGACGACGCATGACGCGCCCGCGCTCGCTGGCCGCGACGCTCGCGCTCGCGTTCGCCGCGACCACGCTCGCCGCGTTCGCGCTCGTCGGCGCATATGTGTATGCGGGCCTCGAGCGGCAGGTGAATACGCAGGACGATCTCGACATCGTGCTGGCCGCGCGCCACACGCGCCGGCTCGCGGGCGAGCTCGAGTCGCTCGATGCGGTTCGCGCGCATGCGGAGCGGCTGACGAGTCAGGTGCTGGGCAACGAGGCGCTGTCGATGGCCGCCGTCGATGCGCGGGGCGACGTGCTCGCACGTCACAACGTCCGGCTCGCCGCGCCCGACGATGCGCCCGCGGCCGCATCGGTTCCGCTGGCCGATGCGCAATTGTTCGCGCCGCACGCGGTGCCGGTTCCCGCGGACGACCGGATCACGGCCGACCGGCTCGTCACGTGGACCGCCGACGGCGGCACGCCGATGCGCGGCGTCGTGATCGAGGCCACGCTCGGCGACCGCACGCCGATCCGCATCGCGATCGCCCGCAACATGCGCGACAGGGCCGATCTGCTCGACGGTTACCGCGACCGGCTCAAGCTCGCCGGCGGGCTCGGCGCGCTGTTCGCGCTGCTGCTCGGCTACTGGCTGATCCGCACGGCGCTCGCGCCGCTGCGCGAGATCGTCGACAACACCGGCCGGATCACGGTCGACAAGCTCGACACGCGGCTCGACGCGTCGCGCGCGCCGCCCGAATTGCGCGCGCTCGTCGATGCGCAGAATGCGATGCTCGGCCGCCTGCAGCAGGCGTTCGCGCATCTGTCGCAATTCAGCGCCGATCTCGCGCACGATCTGCGCACGCCGCTGAACAACATGCGCGGCGCCACCGAAGTCGCGCTCGCGCGGCCGCGTTCGGCCGACGAGTACCAGGCGCTGCTCGAATCGAATCTCGAGGAATACGATCGTCTCGCGCGAATGATCGAGAACGTGCTGTTTCTCGCGCGTGCCGAGCATCCGAGCTTCGTCACCCGGCAGCGCGCGTTCGACGTGCGCGACGAACTCGAGCGCATCGCGGAGTATTTCGAGGGGCTCGCCGACGAAGCGGGCTCGACGTTGCGCGTCGAAGGGCAGGGGCAGCTGACCGCCGACGTCGAGCTGTTCCGCCGCGCCGTCGGCAACCTGCTCGCGAACGCGCTGCGTTACACGCCCGCCGGCGGCGTCATCACGCTGAGCGTGGACGAAACCGCCGATGCGGTGCGCGTCGGCGTCGCGAATCCGGGCGAGCCGATCGATCGCGCGCTGCTGCCGCGGATCTTCGACCGGTTCGTGCGCGGCGACCCCGCGCGCAGCGGCGGTGCGCCGGGCGGCACGGCCGGGCTCGGCCTCGCGATCGTGCGCTCGGTGATGGAGCTCCACGGCGGTACCGCGCAGGTCGAAAGCGACACGCTCGGCACGCGTTTCACGCTTACGTTCAACCGGCTGGCGGCAGTGTGATGGCGGGTGCGGGTCGCGCGGCCGGTGCGTGTTCCATCGCGCCGGTGTTCGATTCCGCATCCACGCCCACGCTCGCCTGCCAACCGCCGCCCAACGCCTTCAGCAACCCGACTTCGGCCTCGATCCGGCGCGCGTCGATCTGATCGGCCGTGCGCCGATTCGTCAGCGCGATCGTCTGCGCGGTCACCACGTCCAGATAGCTGACGGCGCCCGCGTTGAAGCGATTCGTCGTCAGCCGCAGCGACAGGTCGGCCGCGTCGGTCGCGCGCTGCTGGCTGCCGGCTTCGGACGCGAGTGCGTCGAGCGCCGACAACTGATCCTCGACCTGTTGGAACGCGACGAGCACGGTGTGCCGATAGTCGGCGACCGCACCGTCGTATTGCGCATGCGCGCCGCGCAGCGACGCGCTGCGGCGGCCGCCGTCGAACAGCGTGCCGGCGAGCTGCGGGCCGAGCGACCAGAACAGGCTCGGCGCGGTGAGCCACGGCGCGAAGAACGAACTCTCGAGGCCGACGCTCGCCGACAGCACGAGATCCGGGAAGAACGCGGCGCGCGCCTCGCCGATCCGCGCGTTCGCGGCCGCGACACGGCGCTCGGCCGCCGCGATGTCGGGCCGCCGCTCCAGCAGTTGCGACGGCACGCCGGCCGGAATCGCCGGCACGTGGAACGCCTGCACGCGCGGCGGCAGCACGAACGTCGACGCGCTCTCGCCGACGAGCGTCGCGATCGCGTGCTGCAACTGCGCACGCGACGCGTCGATGTCGGTGTCCTGCGTGCGCGTCGATTCGAGCTGGGTCTCGGCTTGTGCGACCGCCGACGCATCGATCGCTCCGGCCGCGAGTTGCCGCTTGAGCAGCGTCAGTGCGTCCGCGTACGCGCGGACGGTGTCGTCGAGCAGCTGCTTCTGCGTGTCGAGCGAGCGCAGCGCGAAATAGTCGGTCGCGAGTTCGGCCGTGACCGACAGCTTCACGGCCTGCAGATCGGCCGCGCTCGCGGCTGCGTCCGCCTGCGCGCCTGTCACCGCGTCGCGTACGCGGCCGAACACGTCGGGTTCCCAGCTCGCGGCCACGCCCGCCTGATAGTCGGGCGTCGTCTTGCCGGCGAGCGACGAGCCGAGCCGGTTTTGCGACACGCGCGCGCGGCTTTGCGCGGCGCCCGCGGTGATCGTCGGCAGGAACCCGGCGTGCTGATAGTCGACCGTCGCGCGCGCCTGCTGCAACTCGGCGACGGCTTTCTTCACCGTCTGGTTCGACACGTCGATGCGCGCTTCGAGCGCGTTCAGGTCGGCATCGTCGAAGACGGTCCACCAGGCGCCGCGCGCGGCGGCGTCGGCCGGGCTCGCGGTGCGCCAGCCGGCCTGCGCGGCCGAGGCGCCCGCGTAGTGCGCGGGTACCGCGACGGCGGGCGGCGAATATGGCGGCAGCGTCGAGCACGCGGTCAACGCGGCCGACGCCGCGGCGGCGCCAAGCGCGACGGCGCGACGGGCGAACGGGAGCGGATGAGGAAGGCGCATGGCAGGGATCTCGGGAGTCGTCGTCGAATGGGTTAGCCGCGGGCGGATGCCGCAGCGGGCGTCGATGCGGCCGACGCGGTGCCGGCCGCGTGCGGCAGCGGCATGTCGCGGGCAGTGGCGCCGTATGGTGGTTGCGTGGGCTGCGCGGCGTGCGGGGACGAAGGGGACGCAGTGGACGAACCCGACGAAGCAGACGAAGCAGACGAACCCACAACCGGCACCGCCGCACGCGCTGTCGACACGACCTTCACGGCCTCCCCGGCCGTGATCGCATCGCCCGGGTTGTCGATCACGCGATCGGTTGCCGAGAGCCCCGCGACGATCTCGACGCGCGTGCCGAAATCGCGTCCGATCTGAACGGTCTTCAGCGCGGTTCGGCCGTTCGCGCCGACGGTGGCGACCGTCACGCCGTTCGGCCGGAACAGCAGCGCACTGACCGGCAGATCGAGCGCCGGCGCCGCACTCGGCACGGCGAGATGCGCCTGCGCATACGCGCCGGGCATCAGCGCGCCGTCGCGGTTGTCGACGTCGATCTCGACGCGCAGCGTGCGCGTGACGGGATCGATCGCGCCCGCGCTGCGCGCGACCCGCGCGGCAAGCCGCCGTCCCGGATACTGCGGCGTCGTCAGGTAGACCGGCGTGCCGGTCGATACGCCGGCTGCGCTGTCCTGCGGCACGTCGACGAACACGCGCAGCGTGTCCGTCTGTTCGAGATGGAACAGTTCGCCGGACAGGCCCGGGCTGCCCGGCGTGCCGCCCGCGGTGACCAGCGTGCCGACGTCGACGTTGCGTGCGGTGATCACGCCGTCGAACGGCGCGGTGACGGACTCGTACGACACGAGTTCGGCAAGATGCGCGACGTTCGCCTGCGCGGACGCGAGCATCGCGCGCTTCGCGTTCATGTCCGCGACCTTCGTGTCGGTGTCCTGCTGCGACACCGATTGCGTGTTCAGCATGTCCTGCCAGCGCTGCGCGGTCGATTTCGCGTAGTCGTAGTTCGCCTGTGCGCTCGCTTCGTCGGCGCGCGCCTGGCGCAATTGCGCGTCGAGATCGGGCGCCGAGATTTGCGCGAGCGTCTGACCGGCCTTCACGCGCGTGCCGAGATCGGCGCTCCAGTGCGCGACGTAGCCGCTCGTGCGCGCATAGATCGACGCGTCCGCATAGGGCGCCACCGAGCCGGGCAGCGTCAGCGTCTGGTCGGCCGGCGCCGCGCCGGGCACGACGACCGACACCGGCAGCGCCTGCTGCGCGGCCACCTGCGCACGCTGCGCGGCGCGTGCATCGATACGCGGCACGATGCCGAGCGCGAGCAGCGCGGCGGCGAGCGCGACGGCGGCAAGCGGCACGGCGAGTTTGCGGGCGCCACGGCTTGGCGGCACGTCACGTGCCGCGTCACGGGTTGTGTCGTGTGCTGTGGGCGGCACGGCTGCGTTGGCGGTCGGGGTATTCGGAGCGGTCGGTGTGGCCGAAGCAGCCGAAGCAGCCGAAGCAGCCGGCGTGGCCGGAGTCGCAGACGTTACCGCTTCGGCGGCGGGCGGCGGGGCGACGGGTTCGATCGAGTCGTTCATGGTGGGTCCGGGGTCGGGCGAATCGAAGGATGAGAAGGGGCGGCCGTCTGCACTCAACGCAGCGCTGGCGTGTCGGGTGCGTGCTGCACACGCCGGGCGGCCGCGGCGTCGCGACGCCGCGCGAGCCACGCGTGAACGAAGCCGAACAGCACCGGTACGAACAGCAGCGTCGAGCACGTGCCGAACGCGAGCCCGCCGATCACCGCGCGGCCGAGCGGCGCGTTCTGCTCGCCGCCGTCGCCGAGGCCGAGCGCCATCGGCAACATGCCGATCAGCATCGCGAGCGCGGTCATCACGACGGGCCGGAAGCGGCTGAAGCCTGCGTCGAGCGCGGCCTGCCACGGCGGCGCGCCGGCCGCGAGCAGCTCACGTGCCGCGTTCACGACGAGAATGCTGTTCGCGGTCGCGATGCCGATGCACAGGATCGTGCCGGTCAGCGCGGGCACCGACAGCGTGGTGCCCGTGACGAACAGCATCCACGCGATGCCGGCGAGCGACGCCGGCAGCCCGCCGACGATCACGAGCGGATCGAGCCACGACTGGAAGTTCACGACCATCAGCAGGTAGACCAGCGAGATCGCGAGCGCGAGGCCGCCGAGCAGGCCCGAGAACGACTCGTGCATCGCCTGCACCTGGCCGCGCAGCACGATCGACGAGCCGGGCGGCAGCTGCGCGCGCGCGGCGTCGACGAGCTTCGTCACGTCGGCCGTGACGCCGCCGAGATCGCGCCCCTGCACCGCCGCGAAGATGTCGAGCACCGGCTGCACGTTGTAGTGCGACACCACGGCCTGCTGGGTCGAGCGCGAGAACGTGCCGAGCGCGCCGAGCAGGTTCTGTGCGGGCGCGCCCGCGGCCGGTCCGCCGGCCGGCGTCTGCGGCGTGCTCGCGGTGCCGGCGGGCAGCGGTACGTTCGCGAGCGACTGCAGCGAATTCACCGTGTATTGCGGTGTCTGCACGAGCACCGGGTAGCTGACGCCGTTGCGCGGATCGAGCCAGAAGTTCGGCGTCGTCTGCGAGCTGCCGGACAGCGCGATCAACAGGTTCTGCGCGACGTCGCGCTGCTGCAGGCCCGCCTGGATCGCCTTCGTGCGGTCCACGTTCACGTCGATCGCCGGTTCGTCGCCGGGCTGCTGGATGCGTGCGTCGACGAGTCCGCGCACGCCGCGCAGTTTCGCGAGCAATGCATTCGCGAGCGCGCGGTTCTGGTCGAGCTTGTTGCCGACGATCTGGATGTCGATCGGCGCGGGTAGCCCGAAATTGAGGATCTGGCTGACGATGTCGGCCGGCAGGAACGCGAACGTCACGCCGGGGAACGACTGCGCGAGCACGTTGCGCAGCGTCGCGACGTAGGCGGCCGTCGATGCGTGGTTCGGCTTCAGCGTGATCAGCACGTCGGCGTCCTCGGTGCCGATCGGGTCCGACGAATCGTACGTGAGGTTGATCCCGCTCACCGGCACGCCGATGTTGTCGAGCACGCCGGCGAGTTGGTTCGCCGGAATCACGCCGCGGATCTTCGCTTCGACTTCGTCGGTCAGCCGCGCGGTTTCCTCGATCCGCGTGCCGGTCGGCGCGCGCAGATGCAGACGGATCTCGCCGGTGTCGACCGACGGGAAGAAGTCCTGACCGGCGAACGCGTAGAGGCCCGTCGATGCGACGCACGCGAGCAGGAACGCGGCCGCGAAGCGGCGCCGCCGCGCGATCGCCGCGGACAGCAACGCGCGATAGCGCAGCCGCACGGCCTCGAAGCGATGCTCGAACGCAGCCTGGAAACGCGCGATGCGTGCGAATACGCCGCGCGGCGGCCGGCCGCTCCCTTTGGCGCGCATCAGCGCCATCGCGAGCGTCGGCACCAGTGTGCGCGAGAAGAAGTACGACGCGATCATCGCGAAGATCACGGCCTCGGCCAGCGGCACGAACAGATAGCGCGCGACGCCCGTCAGCAGGAACATCGGCACGAACACGATGCAGATCGACAGCGTCGACACGAAGGTCGGCACCGCGATCTCGCCCGCACCGGTCAGGATCGCATCCTCGAGCGGCGCACCGCGCTCGAGATGATGCGTGATGTTCTCGATCGCGACGGTCGCGTCGTCGACGAGGATCCCGACCGCGAGCGCGAGCCCGCCGAGCGTCATGATGTTGATGGTCTGGCCGAGCGCGGACAGCGCGAGCAGCGACGCGAGCACCGCGAGCGGGATCGTGACCGCGATGATCAGCGTCGCGCGCCAGCTGCCGAGAAACAGCAGGATCATCAGCGCGGTCAGGCACGCGGCGATCAGCGCTTCGCGCACGACGCCCTGGACCGCTGCCTTCACGAACACGGACTGATCGTCGAGCGGCGCAATGTGCAGCGCCTTCGGCAGCCCGGCCGCGATCTTCGGCAGCATCGCCTTCACCTGGTCGATGATCGTCAACGTCGACGCGCTGCCGGTTTTCTCGACCGTCAGCAGCGCCGCGCGCTTGCCGTCCGCCTGCACGATGTTGGTCTGCGGCGCGTAGCCGTCGCGAACGTGCGCGACGTCGCGCACGTACACGACATTGCCGCCGATCGTCTTCACCGGCAGGTCGTTCAGCGCGGCGACCGTTTGCGTGCTGCCGTTCATCTGCACGTTGTATTCGTGCGTGCCGATCTTCGCGGTGCCGCCCGGCAGGATCAGGTTCTGCGCATTGATCGCGTTGACGACGTCGATCGGCGCGAGTCCTTTCGCCTGCAGTGCGCGCGTATCGAGGTCGACGACGATCTGGCGGATCTTGCCGCCGAACGGCAGCGGCACGGCCGCGCCCTGGACGGTCGCGAGCTGGGTGCGGATGAAGCTGTTGCCGAGGTCGTACAGCTGCTGCTCGGCGAGCGTGTCGCTCGACAGCCCGAGCTGCAGGATCGGCACCGTCGACGCGTTGTACGTGATGATGTTCGGCGGCAGCGTGCCGGGCGGCAGGATGCGCAGGATCGACGCGGCGTTGCTCGCGGCTTCCGCGATCGCGCGATTGATGTCGGCGCCCGGGTGGAAGAAGATCTTCACGACCGACACGCCGTTCAGCGACTGCGATTCGATGTGCTCGATGTCGTCGACGTCGGACGTGAGCGCGCGTTCGTAGTTCGACGTGATCCGCTTGGCCATGTCCTCCGCGGAGAAGCCGTTGTACGACCAGACGATGCTGACGACCGGAATGTCGATGCTCGGGAAAATGTCGGTCGGCGTGCGCAGCAGCGCGAGCGGTCCCGCGATGAAGATCAGCAGCGCGAGTACGACGAACGTGTAGGGCCTGCGTAACGCCAGCCGGACGATCCACATGACGGTGCTCCTCGAAGCAGGGCTCGGTTTGCGTATTCGATGCGACGAGCGTGCAGTCTGCCGGCGCGGCGTTGACCCGACCCTGACTCGAGGATTACGAAACCGTTATCTGCATGGGCGGGGCGTCGTCGGCCGTGCTGCGTGCGGTGTCGCGCCCGATGTGGGCTGCTCGAGACCGTCCCCGCGACGACGGCGGTGCGCGGCTTCGTCCCTATAATGTCCGGCGCGCGAACCTTCGCGCGTTCGCCTGTCTCGCCGATTTCAGGAGCCTGACCGATGTCGTTGCGCACCGATGCAAACTTTTACCTTCTTCTTGCCGACTCCTACCGCCGGCTGCTGAACCGCCCACTCGTTCCGGACGGCATGAACGCATCCGACGGCGCCGCGTGGCTGTACGGCACGGCACCGTTCGGCATTCTTGCGCACGACGCATCGGCCGATCCGGTGTTC of Burkholderia sp. NRF60-BP8 contains these proteins:
- a CDS encoding aldose 1-epimerase family protein, producing MRGEIELRRDDFREAPRTLYRTDGITVTAFAYPSGVEALKLENRRGHLVVLPYLGQMIWAAEFDGRDLTMKHMFRQPKRATSIVDTYGCFMFHSGLLRNGCPGPDDTHALHGEMPCAPMDRASLVVGTDARGATVEVTGEYEYVQGFGSHYVARPSVRLTEHDARMTIAMDVTNLGGAPMDLMYMAHLNYAYVPGGRFVQSLPSGGLRLRDSVPAHVKPTAAWRDYTATLAREPARLATLDAPALYDPEIVFFMNDVETDADGVAHFRLAHPDGGAFHTAYRPAQFPHATRWILHNADQQVAAFALPSTCEPEGYEAERRKGHVAALAPGASRRFEVVTGYLSAAEARDARRDE
- the fucP gene encoding L-fucose:H+ symporter permease, producing the protein MSRTRIEHTPDGYYLNRTPLFAFTLLCCLFALWGTAANLNDVLIAQFKKSFFLSDFESAFVQSAFYLGYFFLAIPAATVVKKFSYKTTILVGLLLYTTGCLLFFPAASMAKYGMFLVALFVIAAGLSFLETASNSYSTLMGPRDTSTRRLNISQTFYPFGAMAGVYMGSFLIFKEGDASHAQLAAMSAAEAHTHQLAMIQATLEPYKWLIVVLAAVFVVFALTPYPACKGNGASTVAHRIDARGTLARLFGNRRFVAGVVAQFLYVGAQVGVWSFTIRLAMQIGGLTERGASRYLLATFFAFFVGKLVATLVMKRVGPAKVLIVYGILCIALLAYTISVHNITAVYAAVCVSIFLGPCWPTIYGLTIDGLGKDTEYGGSILVMSIVGGAVVPLIQGLISDHTGGNMQLAFVVPLACFVVIVYYGFYCLRHLPAATPDAAADEHASARYAATRHTSGA
- the rbsK gene encoding ribokinase — protein: METIAVIGSNMVDLVTYVTRMPARGETLEAPNFELGCGGKGANQAVAAARLGARVVMVTKVGDDVFADNTIRNFEREGIDTTHVRKVAGVPSGVAPIFVEPDSSNSILIVKGANRHLRPADIDAAAPMLADCALIVLQLEIELDTVYHAIEFGARHGIPVLLNPAPAVADLDFERIRSVEFFVPNETELAIVSGMPVDSRDSATRAAEALVARGLKHVLVTLGDKGSLLVSRDGARHVPGVPVDARDTTGAGDAYIGCFARCYAASRDAVDAMRYASAYAAHSVTGLGTQKSYADAATFERFLRDAGI
- a CDS encoding heavy metal response regulator transcription factor, whose protein sequence is MRILIVEDEPKTGAYLKKGLEESGFSVDLAKDGGEGLTLAQEERYDVIVLDVMLPVLDGWGVLKRLRDTHTTPVLFLTARDDVQDRVHGLELGADDYLVKPFAFVELLARIRTLARRGPPRETERLTVGDLEIDVVRRRVKRGATRIDLTPREFSLLQLLARRQGEVLSRTQIASYVWDMNFDSDTNVVEVAIRRLRAKIDDAFPVKLIHTVRGVGYVLEPKDDA
- a CDS encoding heavy metal sensor histidine kinase; this encodes MTRPRSLAATLALAFAATTLAAFALVGAYVYAGLERQVNTQDDLDIVLAARHTRRLAGELESLDAVRAHAERLTSQVLGNEALSMAAVDARGDVLARHNVRLAAPDDAPAAASVPLADAQLFAPHAVPVPADDRITADRLVTWTADGGTPMRGVVIEATLGDRTPIRIAIARNMRDRADLLDGYRDRLKLAGGLGALFALLLGYWLIRTALAPLREIVDNTGRITVDKLDTRLDASRAPPELRALVDAQNAMLGRLQQAFAHLSQFSADLAHDLRTPLNNMRGATEVALARPRSADEYQALLESNLEEYDRLARMIENVLFLARAEHPSFVTRQRAFDVRDELERIAEYFEGLADEAGSTLRVEGQGQLTADVELFRRAVGNLLANALRYTPAGGVITLSVDETADAVRVGVANPGEPIDRALLPRIFDRFVRGDPARSGGAPGGTAGLGLAIVRSVMELHGGTAQVESDTLGTRFTLTFNRLAAV
- a CDS encoding efflux transporter outer membrane subunit — encoded protein: MRLPHPLPFARRAVALGAAAASAALTACSTLPPYSPPAVAVPAHYAGASAAQAGWRTASPADAAARGAWWTVFDDADLNALEARIDVSNQTVKKAVAELQQARATVDYQHAGFLPTITAGAAQSRARVSQNRLGSSLAGKTTPDYQAGVAASWEPDVFGRVRDAVTGAQADAAASAADLQAVKLSVTAELATDYFALRSLDTQKQLLDDTVRAYADALTLLKRQLAAGAIDASAVAQAETQLESTRTQDTDIDASRAQLQHAIATLVGESASTFVLPPRVQAFHVPAIPAGVPSQLLERRPDIAAAERRVAAANARIGEARAAFFPDLVLSASVGLESSFFAPWLTAPSLFWSLGPQLAGTLFDGGRRSASLRGAHAQYDGAVADYRHTVLVAFQQVEDQLSALDALASEAGSQQRATDAADLSLRLTTNRFNAGAVSYLDVVTAQTIALTNRRTADQIDARRIEAEVGLLKALGGGWQASVGVDAESNTGAMEHAPAARPAPAITLPPAG
- a CDS encoding efflux RND transporter periplasmic adaptor subunit, giving the protein MNDSIEPVAPPPAAEAVTSATPATPAASAASAASATPTAPNTPTANAAVPPTAHDTTRDAARDVPPSRGARKLAVPLAAVALAAALLALGIVPRIDARAAQRAQVAAQQALPVSVVVPGAAPADQTLTLPGSVAPYADASIYARTSGYVAHWSADLGTRVKAGQTLAQISAPDLDAQLRQARADEASAQANYDYAKSTAQRWQDMLNTQSVSQQDTDTKVADMNAKRAMLASAQANVAHLAELVSYESVTAPFDGVITARNVDVGTLVTAGGTPGSPGLSGELFHLEQTDTLRVFVDVPQDSAAGVSTGTPVYLTTPQYPGRRLAARVARSAGAIDPVTRTLRVEIDVDNRDGALMPGAYAQAHLAVPSAAPALDLPVSALLFRPNGVTVATVGANGRTALKTVQIGRDFGTRVEIVAGLSATDRVIDNPGDAITAGEAVKVVSTARAAVPVVGSSASSASSGSSTASPSSPHAAQPTQPPYGATARDMPLPHAAGTASAASTPAAASARG